A window of the Candidatus Omnitrophota bacterium genome harbors these coding sequences:
- a CDS encoding DNA polymerase III subunit alpha has protein sequence MPHSDFIHLHVHTQFSLLDGACRLPELLNLAKEYKMDSLAITDHGNMFGAIEFYQEAQKAGIKPIIGCEFYVAPGSRLDKTSVGIDEAAYHLILLAKDELGYQNLMKLVSKAYLEGFYYRPRIDKEILSQYSKGLIGLTACLKGEIPSLIQQKRFNDALKTADIYLNILGKSNFFLELQANSIPEQKKVNEGLVKISNELKIPLVATNDVHYLTKERALSHEALLCIQTQTTLDDPNRMRFQTEEFYFRSPQEMINIFKDYPQAIANTLEIAHRCNLELDFSKLHLPKYDPPEGLTKEDFLLQLCEKGLERRYKGVNPAIQERLNHELKIIKNMGYVSYFLIVWDFINYAKSQGIPVGPGRGSAAGSIVSYLLGITDINPLEYGLLFERFLNPDRIGMPDIDIDFCYERRQEVIDYVTNKYGRQNVAQIITFGTMQARGVVRDVGRVMGIAYADVDRLAKLIPPEPNTTLKDALDNEPELNNLTKSDPQITKLTNIALSLEGLNRHASIHAAGVVIGDKPLDNYSPLFKTSDDQVTTGYSMGALEKIGLLKMDFLGLRTLTVIDQTTKIIKETKGRDIDLDNIALDDKNTYKLLSNAKTIGVFQVESSGMRDLLRKLEPERFEDLIALLALYRPGPIGSGMLDDFIKRKHNLISIKYEHPKLETILKETYGIMVYQEQIMQIASVLAGFSLAQADLLRKAMGKKIPEVMEKERKNFITGCVKNGVKESIAAKIFDLIEYFSGYGFNKSHSAAYALISYRTAYLKANFPVEFMTALLTSERDNTDKIVEYVNEANRMGLQMLPPDINESSALFKVIDDKTIRFGLLAVKNVGAGAIDSIIEARKNGKFVSLEDMCQRIDLRLVNKKVLESLIKCGALDSFSMPRAQMFAGLEQILEQSSKLQKERSTGQLSFFDQNLSQDAFKKSKLNLPQVREWPEPQILSFEKDMLGFYVSGHPLARYAGQLRRFASTSIANLSLCKDEEEVKIVGLIAKIKNTLTRAKQEKMAILKLEDLEGSVEALVFPRSYQKVSRYIQPNTVVLARGTLNLKEDTPKLLINDLFPMEQVYSLISAININLSGMQENLFLSLKELLSLNRGQTPVYLHLNTPSKSKVQFVVGENLYVSPSEKLIQDAVELLGEDKLSIVI, from the coding sequence ATGCCGCATTCCGATTTTATCCATCTCCACGTCCACACGCAATTTAGCCTTCTTGACGGCGCTTGCCGCTTACCTGAGTTATTAAATCTTGCCAAAGAATACAAGATGGATTCTTTGGCTATCACAGATCATGGTAATATGTTCGGCGCTATTGAATTCTATCAGGAAGCGCAAAAGGCAGGGATTAAGCCAATTATCGGGTGTGAATTTTATGTTGCTCCCGGAAGCAGGCTTGATAAAACTTCTGTTGGGATAGATGAAGCCGCCTACCATTTAATACTTCTTGCTAAGGATGAATTAGGATATCAAAATTTAATGAAGCTGGTTTCTAAGGCTTATTTAGAAGGTTTTTATTATCGGCCGCGTATAGATAAAGAAATCCTTTCGCAATATTCTAAAGGGCTTATAGGATTAACTGCTTGCCTTAAAGGAGAAATACCTTCTTTAATTCAGCAGAAGCGTTTTAACGACGCACTAAAAACTGCTGATATTTATCTGAACATATTGGGTAAATCTAATTTTTTCCTTGAGCTGCAGGCTAATTCAATACCGGAACAAAAAAAAGTTAATGAAGGGTTAGTAAAGATTTCTAACGAATTAAAAATCCCGCTTGTTGCAACCAATGACGTGCACTATTTGACTAAAGAAAGAGCGCTCAGCCACGAAGCGCTTCTTTGCATCCAAACTCAAACTACTCTCGACGACCCTAATCGTATGCGTTTTCAAACTGAAGAGTTTTACTTTAGATCCCCTCAGGAAATGATCAATATTTTTAAGGATTATCCTCAAGCTATCGCTAACACATTGGAAATTGCCCATCGCTGTAATCTTGAACTAGATTTTTCAAAATTGCATTTGCCGAAATATGACCCGCCTGAAGGTTTAACTAAGGAAGATTTTTTGTTGCAGCTTTGTGAAAAAGGGCTAGAGAGAAGGTATAAAGGGGTAAATCCCGCTATTCAAGAACGCCTTAACCACGAGTTAAAAATTATTAAGAACATGGGTTATGTAAGTTATTTTTTGATAGTTTGGGATTTTATTAATTATGCTAAGAGCCAAGGAATTCCTGTTGGTCCGGGAAGAGGTTCTGCTGCGGGAAGTATCGTAAGTTATTTATTAGGGATTACCGATATTAACCCTTTGGAATACGGGCTTTTGTTTGAGAGGTTCTTGAATCCTGATCGTATTGGGATGCCCGATATAGATATAGACTTTTGTTATGAAAGGCGCCAGGAAGTAATTGATTATGTTACTAATAAATATGGCAGACAGAATGTAGCGCAGATTATTACTTTTGGTACCATGCAAGCTCGCGGTGTAGTCAGGGATGTAGGTAGGGTAATGGGTATTGCATATGCTGATGTTGACCGGCTCGCAAAATTAATCCCTCCTGAACCAAACACGACTTTAAAAGACGCTTTAGATAATGAGCCGGAATTAAATAATCTTACTAAAAGCGATCCTCAGATAACAAAACTTACTAATATCGCGCTTTCTTTGGAAGGCTTAAACCGCCATGCGTCAATTCACGCGGCAGGAGTTGTAATAGGAGATAAGCCGCTTGATAATTACAGCCCGCTATTTAAGACTAGCGACGACCAAGTGACTACGGGTTATAGTATGGGTGCTTTAGAGAAGATTGGTTTGCTTAAGATGGATTTTCTTGGTTTAAGAACCCTTACCGTTATTGACCAAACAACAAAGATTATTAAAGAAACGAAAGGCAGAGATATTGATTTAGATAATATTGCTCTTGATGATAAGAATACGTATAAACTTTTGAGTAATGCTAAAACTATAGGGGTGTTCCAAGTAGAAAGTTCCGGAATGCGCGATTTATTAAGAAAGCTCGAGCCGGAACGTTTTGAAGATTTAATTGCTCTTTTGGCTTTGTATAGGCCGGGCCCCATCGGAAGCGGGATGCTAGATGATTTTATTAAAAGAAAACATAATCTTATTTCAATCAAATATGAACACCCCAAGTTAGAAACAATCCTAAAAGAAACTTACGGGATTATGGTTTATCAAGAGCAGATTATGCAAATCGCTTCTGTCCTAGCTGGATTTAGCCTTGCACAAGCCGATCTTTTGCGTAAGGCGATGGGTAAGAAGATCCCTGAGGTTATGGAAAAAGAGCGTAAAAATTTCATTACAGGTTGTGTTAAAAACGGCGTTAAAGAAAGTATCGCTGCTAAGATTTTTGATTTGATAGAATATTTTTCCGGGTATGGATTTAATAAATCGCATAGCGCTGCGTATGCTTTAATTTCTTACCGAACAGCATATCTTAAGGCAAATTTTCCTGTTGAATTTATGACAGCGTTACTTACTTCAGAACGTGACAATACAGATAAGATTGTAGAATATGTAAATGAGGCTAACCGTATGGGCCTTCAGATGTTGCCTCCAGACATAAATGAAAGTAGTGCGTTATTTAAAGTAATAGACGATAAAACCATCCGTTTCGGCTTATTGGCAGTCAAGAATGTTGGAGCAGGTGCGATTGATTCTATCATTGAAGCAAGAAAGAACGGGAAATTTGTTTCTCTTGAAGACATGTGTCAGAGAATAGATTTAAGGCTTGTAAATAAAAAAGTATTAGAGAGTTTGATAAAATGCGGTGCCTTGGATTCTTTTTCTATGCCGCGTGCTCAAATGTTTGCTGGCTTAGAGCAGATACTAGAGCAATCTTCAAAGCTGCAAAAAGAGCGTTCAACAGGGCAACTTTCATTTTTTGACCAGAATTTAAGCCAGGATGCTTTTAAGAAATCTAAATTAAATCTCCCCCAGGTTAGAGAATGGCCTGAGCCGCAAATTTTGTCTTTTGAAAAAGATATGTTAGGTTTTTATGTGAGCGGGCATCCTTTGGCCAGGTATGCAGGGCAATTGCGGCGTTTTGCTTCTACTTCAATTGCAAATCTGTCACTTTGTAAAGATGAAGAAGAAGTGAAGATTGTAGGGTTGATTGCGAAAATAAAAAACACTTTGACTCGGGCTAAGCAAGAGAAAATGGCAATCTTGAAACTTGAAGATTTGGAAGGTTCAGTTGAAGCTTTGGTTTTCCCTCGGTCTTATCAGAAGGTTTCCCGATATATCCAACCAAATACGGTTGTGTTGGCAAGAGGAACCCTTAATCTTAAGGAAGATACTCCTAAGCTTTTAATAAATGATTTGTTTCCTATGGAGCAGGTTTATAGCCTTATTTCAGCAATTAATATTAATTTATCCGGAATGCAGGAAAACCTCTTTTTATCCCTAAAGGAATTATTAAGCTTAAACCGCGGGCAAACACCTGTTTATCTGCATTTAAATACTCCTTCAAAGTCAAAAGTACAGTTTGTAGTCGGGGAAAATCTTTATGTAAGCCCTAGTGAGAAACTTATCCAGGATGCAGTTGAACTACTAGGTGAAGATAAGTTGTCGATAGTAATATAG
- a CDS encoding integration host factor subunit beta: MTKKDIILKVSDETNLKQIDVKKVVQRTFDCITEALVRGEKIELRNFGVFKIKQRKSRTGRNPRTGQVVPVPPRKVVVFKPGLEMKKEIK, encoded by the coding sequence ATGACAAAAAAAGATATAATTTTAAAAGTTTCTGATGAAACCAACTTAAAACAAATAGATGTTAAAAAAGTTGTGCAAAGGACTTTTGACTGCATTACAGAAGCCTTGGTTAGAGGAGAAAAGATTGAGCTGCGTAATTTCGGCGTGTTCAAAATTAAACAAAGAAAAAGCCGCACTGGCAGAAATCCTCGCACTGGCCAGGTAGTACCGGTCCCTCCCAGGAAAGTTGTTGTCTTTAAGCCAGGCTTAGAGATGAAAAAAGAAATAAAATAA
- the hisS gene encoding histidine--tRNA ligase encodes MFKRVPGTKDILVQEVYSWQEIEKISRSVFSIFNYCEIRPPVIEDASLFNRSLGEFTEIVQKQMFLIRNQEDLYALRPEGTASIVRAYVENNLDKTAGLKKFYYMGPMFRLERPQKGRLRQFHHIGIEVIGSSQAEVDVEVISLADKLLKSYQVSGYEIKINTLGCVKDKKELVNLLQKDLRGKLDSLCPECKVRFDHNILRILDCKNESCKKIIEELSIGDRHLCEDCKNHFKRVLTGLDALKIKYEVLPTLVRGLDYYTQTVFEVKHKDLGSQDAIGAGGRYDNLVKELGGEQTGAIGFAFGVERLMLVSKLQNQKIPKNLVFVITLGDEAKAQGLVLLNNLRNAGIPADTDYEGKSLKGAMRLANDLEAKYVLILGDNEIKKNVVMLKDMASGEQKEIGISNLISELRSNS; translated from the coding sequence ATGTTTAAAAGAGTTCCGGGAACAAAAGACATTCTTGTGCAAGAAGTTTATTCTTGGCAGGAAATAGAAAAAATCAGCCGTTCGGTTTTTTCTATATTTAATTATTGTGAAATCAGGCCGCCGGTAATTGAGGATGCCAGCCTTTTTAACCGTTCTTTGGGTGAATTCACCGAGATCGTTCAGAAGCAGATGTTCCTTATACGTAATCAGGAAGATTTGTACGCCCTGCGTCCGGAAGGAACTGCGTCTATTGTACGTGCTTATGTTGAGAATAACCTCGATAAGACAGCGGGTTTAAAGAAGTTTTATTATATGGGCCCAATGTTCCGCCTTGAGCGGCCGCAAAAAGGGCGTCTTCGCCAGTTTCATCATATAGGAATAGAAGTTATTGGTTCATCTCAAGCCGAAGTAGATGTTGAGGTAATCAGCCTTGCGGACAAATTGCTTAAGTCTTATCAGGTTTCGGGTTACGAAATCAAGATAAACACTTTAGGTTGCGTAAAAGATAAGAAAGAATTGGTTAATTTGTTGCAAAAGGATTTACGTGGTAAACTAGATTCGCTTTGCCCGGAGTGCAAAGTAAGGTTTGACCACAATATTTTAAGAATACTTGATTGCAAGAATGAATCTTGCAAGAAAATAATAGAAGAGTTGAGCATCGGCGATAGGCATCTTTGCGAGGATTGTAAAAACCATTTTAAAAGAGTTTTAACCGGGCTGGATGCTTTAAAAATTAAATATGAGGTTTTGCCGACGCTTGTCCGGGGGCTTGATTATTACACTCAAACTGTTTTTGAGGTGAAACATAAAGATTTAGGTTCGCAGGATGCAATTGGTGCAGGCGGAAGGTATGATAATCTAGTTAAAGAATTAGGCGGCGAGCAAACCGGGGCAATCGGCTTTGCTTTTGGTGTTGAAAGATTGATGTTGGTTTCAAAATTGCAAAATCAAAAGATTCCTAAGAACCTGGTTTTTGTAATTACCTTAGGAGATGAGGCTAAGGCGCAAGGATTAGTGTTATTAAATAATCTGCGTAATGCAGGAATACCCGCTGATACGGATTATGAGGGGAAATCGCTTAAGGGAGCAATGCGTTTGGCTAATGATTTAGAAGCGAAATACGTTTTAATCTTGGGGGATAATGAAATAAAGAAGAATGTTGTTATGCTTAAGGATATGGCTTCAGGCGAACAAAAGGAAATTGGTATATCAAATTTAATCTCCGAGTTAAGGAGTAACAGTTAG
- the aspS gene encoding aspartate--tRNA ligase, with protein MLRDHTCGELNASNVGEVVTLCGWVANRRDHGKLIFIDIRDRYGLTQVTFIPKEAGESYKIAQELRSEFVIKVVGSVNKRPGNTVNPKLATGEIEVLAKNVEILNPSLTPPFEIEDTLEVTEEMRLKYRYLDLRRNKVLTNFMLRSIVYKITRNFLDKEGFIECETPILTKSTPEGARDYLVPSRLNPGQFFALPQSPQLFKQILMVAGIDRYYQIAKCFRDEDLRADRQPEFTQLDLEMSFPNEEDIFSIMERLMQLIFKEGKGIDIKIPFPRMTYQEAQDKYKNDKPDLRESSGLEFAFVWVVDFPLFKYNEEEKRWESEHHPFTAPAQTDLDFLEASPEKVKSRSYDLVLNGMEIGSGSIRIHDQKLQEKIFNIIGIDKEQARTRFGFLLEAFQFGAPPHGGFAFGMDRLLAILSKESSIREVIAFPKTQKAFCPLTSAPSDVDEKQLKELGINLRKINKGEEK; from the coding sequence ATGCTACGCGATCATACATGTGGTGAATTAAATGCTAGTAATGTGGGGGAAGTTGTAACTTTATGCGGTTGGGTTGCAAACAGGCGTGACCATGGAAAGCTTATTTTTATAGATATACGTGATAGATACGGGCTTACTCAGGTTACCTTTATTCCAAAAGAAGCAGGCGAATCTTATAAGATAGCGCAGGAATTAAGATCTGAGTTTGTTATTAAAGTAGTTGGATCTGTAAATAAGCGTCCGGGGAACACAGTTAATCCTAAATTAGCTACCGGTGAAATTGAAGTCCTAGCCAAGAATGTAGAGATTTTGAATCCCAGCCTTACGCCTCCTTTTGAGATAGAAGATACCCTTGAGGTTACAGAAGAGATGCGGCTTAAATATCGTTACCTTGATTTAAGAAGAAACAAGGTTCTTACTAATTTTATGCTAAGGAGTATTGTCTATAAAATTACAAGGAATTTTCTGGATAAGGAAGGCTTTATTGAATGCGAAACTCCTATTCTTACAAAGTCTACTCCGGAAGGGGCACGTGATTATTTGGTCCCATCTAGACTTAATCCGGGGCAATTCTTTGCTCTCCCGCAGTCGCCGCAGCTATTTAAACAAATTTTAATGGTTGCAGGGATTGATAGGTATTATCAAATTGCAAAATGTTTCCGCGATGAAGATTTGCGCGCTGACAGACAACCAGAATTTACTCAGTTAGACTTAGAGATGTCTTTCCCAAATGAAGAAGATATTTTTTCTATAATGGAAAGATTGATGCAACTAATCTTCAAAGAAGGAAAAGGCATTGATATAAAAATACCATTTCCCCGGATGACTTATCAGGAAGCGCAGGATAAGTATAAAAATGATAAGCCTGATTTGAGGGAAAGTTCGGGGCTTGAATTTGCTTTTGTCTGGGTTGTTGATTTTCCTCTTTTTAAATATAACGAAGAGGAGAAGCGTTGGGAGAGCGAGCATCATCCTTTTACTGCGCCTGCTCAAACGGATTTAGATTTCTTGGAGGCTTCTCCTGAAAAAGTAAAATCACGTTCTTATGATTTAGTACTTAATGGTATGGAGATTGGCTCAGGTTCAATAAGAATCCATGATCAGAAATTACAGGAAAAGATTTTTAATATTATCGGTATTGATAAGGAACAAGCTAGGACACGTTTTGGCTTCTTGTTGGAAGCTTTTCAATTCGGCGCTCCACCTCATGGAGGGTTTGCTTTTGGGATGGATAGGCTACTTGCGATTTTGTCCAAGGAATCAAGCATTAGGGAGGTCATTGCTTTCCCTAAGACCCAAAAGGCATTTTGTCCGTTAACCAGTGCGCCTTCGGATGTAGATGAAAAACAGTTAAAGGAGTTAGGGATTAATTTAAGAAAAATAAATAAAGGGGAGGAAAAATGA
- a CDS encoding LysM peptidoglycan-binding domain-containing protein, producing MKKAKIIYLLGFSLVFVLSGCVVRTYPLTKDRIDQDLSGGNRGYIKGAAPAEETLGKKTDRTTQVVEVELHSPLKFEFKKWWKKPAKKVETEGNRGYITQSVVPEIIETPASCEPVFEKYVVQKNDTLQKISMKYYGTTKKWMKIYDANKDTLKSPNSIRPGKTINIPVLPELKSQTQGMTEPTENLK from the coding sequence ATGAAAAAGGCAAAGATAATTTATTTGTTGGGTTTTTCATTGGTTTTTGTGTTATCGGGTTGCGTTGTAAGAACGTATCCTTTAACTAAAGATAGAATTGATCAGGATTTATCCGGGGGTAATAGAGGATATATTAAAGGTGCTGCTCCTGCAGAAGAAACTCTGGGGAAGAAAACAGACCGCACAACGCAGGTTGTAGAAGTTGAATTACATTCTCCTCTTAAATTTGAGTTTAAGAAATGGTGGAAAAAGCCAGCTAAAAAAGTAGAAACTGAAGGCAATCGTGGATATATAACTCAAAGCGTAGTTCCGGAAATAATTGAAACACCCGCGTCTTGCGAACCAGTATTTGAAAAATACGTTGTTCAGAAGAATGATACATTACAGAAAATTTCCATGAAGTATTATGGCACAACTAAGAAATGGATGAAGATTTACGATGCCAATAAAGATACATTAAAGAGCCCAAATAGTATTCGTCCCGGTAAAACTATAAATATCCCTGTTTTGCCTGAATTAAAATCTCAAACTCAAGGCATGACAGAGCCTACTGAGAATTTGAAATAA
- a CDS encoding PhoH family protein, whose protein sequence is MEKSIKIQSHQEAQLIFGPHDEYLKLLEKEFKVKLAIRGEYLKLSGTATNIKKIQGLIEFILHAFRSGSTDLGRADLHSLILNFKKGKIDAKEKIELTSNRVFSGSNIGPKTKGQIEYFDAIKKYDIVFGIGPAGTGKTYLAMASAVEALKKQQVRRIILTRPAIEAGESLGFLPGDLQEKIAPYLRPLYDALYDMVEAERIEKYLETGIVEVAPLAYMRGRTLNDAFIILDEAQNCTAEQMKMFLTRLGFDSKAVITGDITQSDLPEGKPIGLLQAQDILSDIEGIKFIYFSGTDVVRHALVQRIIEAYDAFGRK, encoded by the coding sequence ATGGAAAAATCAATAAAAATTCAGTCTCATCAGGAGGCGCAGCTCATTTTTGGCCCGCATGATGAATATCTCAAGCTGCTTGAAAAAGAATTTAAGGTAAAGCTTGCTATTCGTGGTGAATACTTAAAGTTAAGCGGCACAGCTACGAATATAAAGAAAATCCAAGGGTTAATTGAATTCATCCTGCATGCTTTTAGATCAGGTTCTACAGATTTAGGCAGGGCGGATTTACATTCGTTAATCTTAAATTTTAAGAAAGGCAAGATTGACGCCAAAGAAAAGATTGAGCTAACCTCTAATCGGGTTTTTAGCGGGAGCAATATCGGGCCAAAGACAAAAGGCCAGATTGAGTATTTTGACGCGATAAAAAAATACGACATAGTTTTTGGAATTGGCCCGGCTGGGACAGGAAAGACTTATTTGGCTATGGCTTCTGCGGTTGAGGCTTTAAAGAAACAACAAGTCCGCCGAATTATTCTTACCCGCCCGGCAATTGAAGCAGGTGAATCTCTGGGGTTTTTGCCCGGTGATTTACAGGAGAAGATTGCTCCTTATTTAAGGCCTCTTTATGACGCGCTTTATGATATGGTAGAGGCTGAACGCATTGAAAAATACCTTGAGACTGGGATTGTTGAGGTAGCTCCTTTAGCCTATATGAGAGGTAGGACACTAAACGACGCCTTTATTATCCTTGATGAAGCGCAAAATTGCACAGCAGAGCAAATGAAAATGTTTTTGACTCGCCTTGGTTTTGATTCAAAAGCTGTTATTACCGGGGATATCACTCAAAGCGACCTTCCGGAAGGCAAGCCTATCGGCTTGCTTCAAGCACAGGATATCTTAAGCGATATTGAAGGGATCAAATTTATTTATTTTTCCGGAACAGACGTAGTAAGGCATGCACTTGTACAAAGAATTATTGAAGCATATGACGCTTTTGGCAGGAAATAG
- a CDS encoding HDIG domain-containing protein, with product MGKYIIFKKIRFVFGVVLLFLVSLVLQLNLVIPAFLLSLVVYIKFRDSYLENYSILSLTLLFVIPVVATYFIVNQSWSRAYIPFCIIPMLTTLLFNQLELSLLITLAVSFTVASISGNHLHLGILFFVSGILSSILVLNARKRSRVIKAGFVIGITQGVLLFFVDSYWSLPQKYYLGSYLGIMVNGLISSIIVLGVLPVFEYLFKTATNISLLELADSNHPLLQRLIMEAPGTYHHSLIVGNLSESACHAIGANPLLARIGAYYHDIGKLHKPDYFSENQSIDHSRHDELAPSMSKLVIMNHVKEGVELAKKYHLNPVLLDFIQQHHGNSLVYYFYRRALENLEEKDQEVEEEGFRYPGPKPNTKETAVVLLADSVEAATRAMRDPNPAKIEEVVHKIINNKFIDGQLDECDLTLKDLEKISAVFIRILGGIYHSRVSYPEESKSESS from the coding sequence ATGGGGAAATATATTATTTTTAAGAAAATTAGATTTGTATTCGGCGTTGTGCTTTTATTTCTAGTTAGTTTAGTTCTGCAGCTTAATTTGGTTATCCCCGCATTTCTTCTTTCCTTAGTTGTTTATATTAAATTCCGCGATTCGTATTTGGAGAATTATAGTATTCTTAGCTTGACCCTTTTATTTGTTATCCCTGTAGTAGCTACATATTTTATAGTAAATCAAAGCTGGTCAAGAGCGTATATACCTTTTTGTATTATACCAATGCTTACAACCCTTCTTTTTAACCAGCTTGAACTTTCTTTATTAATTACCCTTGCTGTTTCTTTTACTGTTGCTTCAATTTCAGGAAATCACTTGCATTTAGGAATTTTATTTTTTGTTAGTGGTATATTGTCCAGCATCTTAGTTTTAAACGCCCGTAAACGAAGCAGGGTCATTAAAGCGGGTTTTGTTATCGGTATCACTCAGGGTGTATTATTATTTTTTGTAGATTCTTACTGGTCTTTGCCTCAGAAATATTATTTAGGAAGTTATCTGGGTATTATGGTTAACGGCCTAATTTCTAGTATTATAGTTTTGGGAGTGCTGCCTGTTTTTGAGTATCTTTTTAAAACTGCAACAAACATAAGCCTTTTGGAACTTGCGGATTCAAACCATCCGCTTTTGCAGCGACTTATTATGGAAGCTCCCGGAACATATCATCATAGCCTTATTGTTGGGAATCTTTCGGAGAGCGCTTGCCATGCAATCGGGGCAAATCCATTATTGGCAAGAATCGGCGCTTATTATCACGATATCGGTAAATTGCATAAGCCTGATTATTTCAGCGAGAATCAGAGCATAGATCATAGCAGGCACGATGAATTAGCTCCTTCAATGAGCAAGCTGGTGATTATGAACCATGTTAAAGAAGGGGTAGAATTAGCTAAGAAATACCATCTTAATCCGGTTTTATTGGATTTTATTCAGCAACACCATGGCAATAGCCTGGTTTATTATTTCTACAGGCGCGCTCTTGAGAATTTGGAAGAAAAAGACCAGGAAGTGGAAGAAGAAGGTTTTCGTTATCCCGGCCCAAAACCGAATACCAAAGAAACAGCAGTTGTTTTATTGGCTGATTCAGTGGAGGCAGCAACACGCGCGATGAGGGATCCAAATCCGGCTAAGATTGAGGAAGTGGTGCATAAAATTATAAATAATAAGTTTATCGATGGACAGCTTGATGAGTGCGATTTAACACTAAAAGATTTAGAAAAGATTTCAGCTGTATTTATCAGAATATTGGGCGGCATATATCATAGCCGTGTTTCCTATCCGGAAGAATCCAAAAGTGAATCTAGCTAA
- the ybeY gene encoding rRNA maturation RNase YbeY, whose amino-acid sequence MNLAKNPRHINNKKPPKVLTIIIRNLQNKVLISSLGIKKAVLSTITLLQPGIKGEISICFVNDEKIKKFNRKYIGSNYPTDVIAFDISEEKNVLLSDILVSSDAAIRNAKTYETSPKYELYLYVVHGVLHLLGFDDKTVKERDLMQKKAETILLRLGLKNVNT is encoded by the coding sequence GTGAATCTAGCTAAGAATCCAAGGCACATCAACAACAAAAAGCCTCCTAAAGTATTAACTATAATAATAAGAAATCTACAAAACAAAGTTTTAATTTCATCCCTTGGCATAAAAAAAGCCGTTCTTTCTACAATAACCTTGTTACAACCGGGAATAAAAGGTGAAATTTCTATTTGTTTTGTAAATGATGAAAAGATCAAGAAATTTAACCGTAAATATATAGGCAGTAATTATCCTACGGATGTGATTGCTTTTGATATCTCAGAAGAGAAAAACGTTTTACTATCGGATATCCTAGTTTCTTCTGATGCAGCAATCCGTAATGCAAAAACATATGAGACTTCGCCAAAATATGAGCTTTATCTTTATGTGGTCCATGGGGTGTTGCATCTTTTGGGTTTTGATGATAAGACCGTAAAGGAACGGGATTTAATGCAGAAGAAAGCTGAAACAATTCTACTAAGATTGGGTCTAAAGAATGTCAATACATAA
- the recO gene encoding DNA repair protein RecO, which produces MSIHKTEALVLRKRDFRETSIIAEFFTRDYGKINGILKGIRNTPGKFASDIEPFSHNEIIFYKSRSSSLHLVSQADKKNHFAPIRQHIVKTGMSGFMMELIGAVMQEEDKNEEVFDLGLNCLSELSLTSNPEKVMTIFKIKMLSLSGFKPHFDSCVSCSQKVSGQAKFSLMLGGLLCPKCSHKDSSCRMIFRGTIASILHIERNDFRSNLNLGLNPQIKKELDMILNAFLNFHLERELKSQKVLNKLENFSLAVK; this is translated from the coding sequence ATGTCAATACATAAGACTGAAGCTTTAGTTTTAAGAAAGCGAGATTTTCGGGAAACTTCAATAATCGCTGAGTTTTTTACAAGAGATTACGGAAAGATTAACGGTATCTTAAAAGGCATCAGAAATACCCCGGGTAAATTTGCTAGCGACATTGAGCCGTTTTCTCACAATGAAATTATTTTTTATAAAAGCAGAAGTTCGTCATTGCATTTGGTCAGCCAAGCCGATAAAAAGAACCATTTCGCCCCGATCAGGCAGCATATTGTAAAAACCGGGATGAGTGGTTTTATGATGGAGCTAATCGGCGCCGTAATGCAGGAAGAAGATAAGAATGAGGAAGTGTTTGATTTAGGGTTAAATTGCCTTAGCGAATTAAGCTTAACGAGCAACCCGGAAAAAGTAATGACTATTTTTAAGATTAAAATGTTATCGCTATCCGGTTTTAAGCCGCATTTTGATTCCTGCGTTTCATGTTCGCAGAAAGTATCCGGCCAGGCAAAGTTTAGCCTTATGTTAGGAGGGCTTTTGTGTCCCAAGTGCAGCCATAAAGATTCCTCGTGCCGTATGATTTTCCGGGGAACGATAGCTTCTATTTTACATATTGAAAGAAATGATTTCCGGAGTAATCTTAATCTAGGATTAAACCCGCAGATAAAAAAAGAATTGGATATGATATTGAATGCATTTTTAAATTTTCATCTTGAGCGGGAATTAAAATCGCAGAAGGTTTTAAATAAACTGGAAAACTTCTCTTTGGCTGTTAAATAG